In Passer domesticus isolate bPasDom1 chromosome 7, bPasDom1.hap1, whole genome shotgun sequence, one genomic interval encodes:
- the DARS2 gene encoding aspartate--tRNA ligase, mitochondrial isoform X1 — MRRPPGLTPRRPWLRPKGRAQESRLRLGRVRTAPSSGASSAMAAAARPRRLNFFPSAPARRARPSAISGAGGAEGRRRSRVPLFAFSPPELLFFPSRRSVALLPCVWLRGGCGMALPRLLVRALHRAAAAAAPAAPDFNSFVTRTNTCGELRAAHVGQKVTLYGWVQYQRQGLFLVLRDFQGLTQVVIPQDEAHSHVKELLSSAPLESVVRVTGTVSPRPLGQQNPKMTTGDIEVKAETAEILNSCKKLPFEIKDFIKKSEALRMQYRYLDLRSSRLQAALRLRSRVVMRMREYLCNLHGFVDVETPTLFKRTPGGAKEFLVPSREAGKFYSLPQSPQQFKQLLMVGGMDRYFQVARCYRDEGSRPDRQPEFTQIDIEMSFVDQAGIQRLIEGLLQHSWPEERGSIVTPFPSMTYEEALAEYGTDKPDTRFGMKIVDISDVLRGSNIHFVQNALSYPHGSIRAICIPQGVRYLTNKDLESLKESAKSQFNQEILEIIRRPDGSLKSLLTKFLGEKEQSELIQALNMQEGDVVLLAAGEHKQVCSALGALRLLGANLLEAAGLALRDPTAFHFLWVVDFPLFLPKAENPTELESAHHPFTAPHPSDASLLYSDPTKVRSQHYDLVLNGNEVGGGSIRIHSAEQQRFVLEKVLKEDSEVLSHLIEALEFGAPPHGGIALGLDRLISLIVDAPSIRDVIAFPKSFRGRDLMGNAPDYVTPEELEPYHIQVSWPLEEKEAKKN, encoded by the exons ATGAGGCGCCCGCCGGGGCTGACGCCGAGGCGGCCGTGGCTGCGGCCGaagggcagagcccaggagagccgcctgaggctgggcagggtccgcaCCGCTCCGTCCTCCGGCGCCTCCTCCGCCATGGCCGCCGCGGCCCGCCCGCGCCGTTTGAACTTCTTCCCGTCGGCCCCCGCGCGGCGGGCGCGCCCCTCCGCCATTtccggggcgggcggcgctgaGGGAAGGAGGCGGTCGCGGGTTCCTCTTTTTGCCTTTTCCCCTCCGGAGCTCTTGTTTTTCCCCTCGCGCAGGTCTGTGGCGCTCCTGCCGTGTGTCTGGCTGAGGGGCGGCTGCGGGATGGCGCTGCCCCGGCTGCTGGTGCGGGCGCTGCACCGcgcggccgctgccgccgcACCTGCGGCCCCAG attTCAACAGTTTTGTCACTCGGACCAACACGTGTGGAGAGCTGCGTGCTGCTCACGTGGGACAGAAGGTGACTCTGTATGGATGGGTTCAATATCAAAG ACAAGGCCTGTTTCTGGTTTTGAGGGATTTCCAGGGCCTGACCCAGGTCGTCATTCCTCAGGATGAG gcacatTCCCACGTGAAGGAGCTGCTGTCCAGCGCCCCGCTGGAGTCTGTGGTCAGAGTCACTGGGACAGTGTCCCCCCGgcccctggggcagcagaaTCCG AAAATGACAACAGGGGATATTGAAGTGAAGGCAGAGACTGCAGAGATCCTAAACTCCTGCAAGAAGCTGCCTTTTGAAATCAAGGATTTTATCAAG AAGTCGGAGGCGCTGCGGATGCAGTACCGGTACCTGGACCTGCGCAGCTCGCGGCTGCAGGCGGCGCTGCGGCTGCGCTCCCGCGTGGTGATGAGGATGCGCGAGTACCTCTGCAACCTCCACG GCTTCGTGGATGTAGAAACTCCAACTCTGTTTAAAAGAACCCCAGGG GGAGCCAAAGAATTCCTTGTGCCCTCGAGGGAAGCGGGCAAGTTCTACTCTCTGCCACAGAGTCCTCAGCAGTTCAAGCAGCTCCTCATGGTTGGAGGCATGGACAG GTACTTCCAGGTCGCTCGCTGCTACCGGGACGAGGGTTCACGGCCTGACAGGCAGCCAGAATTCACCCAG ATAGATATAGAGATGTCATTTGTAGATCAAGCTGGGATCCAGAGGCTCATAGAGGGCCTCCTGCAACATTCCTGGCCTGAGGAAAGAGGCTCCATTGTGACTCCTTTCCCTTCCATGACATATGAGGAGGCACTGGCTGAGTATGGGACTGATAAACCAGACACTCGCTTTGGGATGAAG ATCGTGGATATCAGTGATGTTTTACGAGGATCAAACATTCACTTTGTGCAGAATGCCCTCAGTTACCCACATGGCTCCATCAGAGCCATTTGTATCCCTCAGGGAGTG AGGTATCTTACAAATAAAGACTTGGAGTCATTGAAGGAGTCTGCAAAATCCCAGTTTAACCAG GAAATCCTGGAAATTATCCGCAGACCTGATGGAAGCTTGAAGTCTCTGCTTACCAAGTTCCTGGGTGAGAAGGAGCAGTCAGAGCTCATCCAAGCACTGAACATGCAGGAGGGTGATGTGGTGcttctggcagctggagaacacaAGCAAGTG TGCTCTGCCTTAGGAGCCTTGCGGTTGTTGGGTGCCAAcctcctggaggcagctgggctggcactCCGTGATCCCACAGCCTTCCACTTCCTCTGGGTGGTGGATTTCCCCCTGTTCCTTCCCAAGGCTGAGAATCCCACTGAGCTGGAATCTGCTCACCACCCCTTCACTGCCCCTCATCCTTCAGATGCCAGCCTCCTGTATTCTGATCCCACAAAG GTCCGTAGCCAGCACTACGACCTTGTGCTCAATGGCAATGAGGTTGGAGGTGGCTCCATCAGAATTcacagtgcagagcagcagcgtTTTGTGCTGGAGAAAGTGCTGAAG GAGGACTCTGAGGTGCTTTCCCATTTAATTGAGGCTTTAGAATTTGGAGCTCCACCTCATGGAGGAATTGCTTTAG
- the DARS2 gene encoding aspartate--tRNA ligase, mitochondrial isoform X3, translating to MRRPPGLTPRRPWLRPKGRAQESRLRLGRVRTAPSSGASSAMAAAARPRRLNFFPSAPARRARPSAISGAGGAEGRRRSRVPLFAFSPPELLFFPSRRSVALLPCVWLRGGCGMALPRLLVRALHRAAAAAAPAAPDFNSFVTRTNTCGELRAAHVGQKVTLYGWVQYQRQGLFLVLRDFQGLTQVVIPQDEAHSHVKELLSSAPLESVVRVTGTVSPRPLGQQNPKMTTGDIEVKAETAEILNSCKKLPFEIKDFIKKSEALRMQYRYLDLRSSRLQAALRLRSRVVMRMREYLCNLHGFVDVETPTLFKRTPGGAKEFLVPSREAGKFYSLPQSPQQFKQLLMVGGMDRYFQVARCYRDEGSRPDRQPEFTQIDIEMSFVDQAGIQRLIEGLLQHSWPEERGSIVTPFPSMTYEEALAEYGTDKPDTRFGMKIVDISDVLRGSNIHFVQNALSYPHGSIRAICIPQGVRYLTNKDLESLKESAKSQFNQEILEIIRRPDGSLKSLLTKFLGEKEQSELIQALNMQEGDVVLLAAGEHKQVVRSQHYDLVLNGNEVGGGSIRIHSAEQQRFVLEKVLKEDSEVLSHLIEALEFGAPPHGGIALGLDRLISLIVDAPSIRDVIAFPKSFRGRDLMGNAPDYVTPEELEPYHIQVSWPLEEKEAKKN from the exons ATGAGGCGCCCGCCGGGGCTGACGCCGAGGCGGCCGTGGCTGCGGCCGaagggcagagcccaggagagccgcctgaggctgggcagggtccgcaCCGCTCCGTCCTCCGGCGCCTCCTCCGCCATGGCCGCCGCGGCCCGCCCGCGCCGTTTGAACTTCTTCCCGTCGGCCCCCGCGCGGCGGGCGCGCCCCTCCGCCATTtccggggcgggcggcgctgaGGGAAGGAGGCGGTCGCGGGTTCCTCTTTTTGCCTTTTCCCCTCCGGAGCTCTTGTTTTTCCCCTCGCGCAGGTCTGTGGCGCTCCTGCCGTGTGTCTGGCTGAGGGGCGGCTGCGGGATGGCGCTGCCCCGGCTGCTGGTGCGGGCGCTGCACCGcgcggccgctgccgccgcACCTGCGGCCCCAG attTCAACAGTTTTGTCACTCGGACCAACACGTGTGGAGAGCTGCGTGCTGCTCACGTGGGACAGAAGGTGACTCTGTATGGATGGGTTCAATATCAAAG ACAAGGCCTGTTTCTGGTTTTGAGGGATTTCCAGGGCCTGACCCAGGTCGTCATTCCTCAGGATGAG gcacatTCCCACGTGAAGGAGCTGCTGTCCAGCGCCCCGCTGGAGTCTGTGGTCAGAGTCACTGGGACAGTGTCCCCCCGgcccctggggcagcagaaTCCG AAAATGACAACAGGGGATATTGAAGTGAAGGCAGAGACTGCAGAGATCCTAAACTCCTGCAAGAAGCTGCCTTTTGAAATCAAGGATTTTATCAAG AAGTCGGAGGCGCTGCGGATGCAGTACCGGTACCTGGACCTGCGCAGCTCGCGGCTGCAGGCGGCGCTGCGGCTGCGCTCCCGCGTGGTGATGAGGATGCGCGAGTACCTCTGCAACCTCCACG GCTTCGTGGATGTAGAAACTCCAACTCTGTTTAAAAGAACCCCAGGG GGAGCCAAAGAATTCCTTGTGCCCTCGAGGGAAGCGGGCAAGTTCTACTCTCTGCCACAGAGTCCTCAGCAGTTCAAGCAGCTCCTCATGGTTGGAGGCATGGACAG GTACTTCCAGGTCGCTCGCTGCTACCGGGACGAGGGTTCACGGCCTGACAGGCAGCCAGAATTCACCCAG ATAGATATAGAGATGTCATTTGTAGATCAAGCTGGGATCCAGAGGCTCATAGAGGGCCTCCTGCAACATTCCTGGCCTGAGGAAAGAGGCTCCATTGTGACTCCTTTCCCTTCCATGACATATGAGGAGGCACTGGCTGAGTATGGGACTGATAAACCAGACACTCGCTTTGGGATGAAG ATCGTGGATATCAGTGATGTTTTACGAGGATCAAACATTCACTTTGTGCAGAATGCCCTCAGTTACCCACATGGCTCCATCAGAGCCATTTGTATCCCTCAGGGAGTG AGGTATCTTACAAATAAAGACTTGGAGTCATTGAAGGAGTCTGCAAAATCCCAGTTTAACCAG GAAATCCTGGAAATTATCCGCAGACCTGATGGAAGCTTGAAGTCTCTGCTTACCAAGTTCCTGGGTGAGAAGGAGCAGTCAGAGCTCATCCAAGCACTGAACATGCAGGAGGGTGATGTGGTGcttctggcagctggagaacacaAGCAAGTG GTCCGTAGCCAGCACTACGACCTTGTGCTCAATGGCAATGAGGTTGGAGGTGGCTCCATCAGAATTcacagtgcagagcagcagcgtTTTGTGCTGGAGAAAGTGCTGAAG GAGGACTCTGAGGTGCTTTCCCATTTAATTGAGGCTTTAGAATTTGGAGCTCCACCTCATGGAGGAATTGCTTTAG
- the DARS2 gene encoding aspartate--tRNA ligase, mitochondrial isoform X2, with protein sequence MRRPPGLTPRRPWLRPKGRAQESRLRLGRVRTAPSSGASSAMAAAARPRRLNFFPSAPARRARPSAISGAGGAEGRRRSRVPLFAFSPPELLFFPSRRSVALLPCVWLRGGCGMALPRLLVRALHRAAAAAAPAAPDFNSFVTRTNTCGELRAAHVGQKVTLYGWVQYQRQGLFLVLRDFQGLTQVVIPQDEAHSHVKELLSSAPLESVVRVTGTVSPRPLGQQNPKMTTGDIEVKAETAEILNSCKKLPFEIKDFIKGAKEFLVPSREAGKFYSLPQSPQQFKQLLMVGGMDRYFQVARCYRDEGSRPDRQPEFTQIDIEMSFVDQAGIQRLIEGLLQHSWPEERGSIVTPFPSMTYEEALAEYGTDKPDTRFGMKIVDISDVLRGSNIHFVQNALSYPHGSIRAICIPQGVRYLTNKDLESLKESAKSQFNQEILEIIRRPDGSLKSLLTKFLGEKEQSELIQALNMQEGDVVLLAAGEHKQVCSALGALRLLGANLLEAAGLALRDPTAFHFLWVVDFPLFLPKAENPTELESAHHPFTAPHPSDASLLYSDPTKVRSQHYDLVLNGNEVGGGSIRIHSAEQQRFVLEKVLKEDSEVLSHLIEALEFGAPPHGGIALGLDRLISLIVDAPSIRDVIAFPKSFRGRDLMGNAPDYVTPEELEPYHIQVSWPLEEKEAKKN encoded by the exons ATGAGGCGCCCGCCGGGGCTGACGCCGAGGCGGCCGTGGCTGCGGCCGaagggcagagcccaggagagccgcctgaggctgggcagggtccgcaCCGCTCCGTCCTCCGGCGCCTCCTCCGCCATGGCCGCCGCGGCCCGCCCGCGCCGTTTGAACTTCTTCCCGTCGGCCCCCGCGCGGCGGGCGCGCCCCTCCGCCATTtccggggcgggcggcgctgaGGGAAGGAGGCGGTCGCGGGTTCCTCTTTTTGCCTTTTCCCCTCCGGAGCTCTTGTTTTTCCCCTCGCGCAGGTCTGTGGCGCTCCTGCCGTGTGTCTGGCTGAGGGGCGGCTGCGGGATGGCGCTGCCCCGGCTGCTGGTGCGGGCGCTGCACCGcgcggccgctgccgccgcACCTGCGGCCCCAG attTCAACAGTTTTGTCACTCGGACCAACACGTGTGGAGAGCTGCGTGCTGCTCACGTGGGACAGAAGGTGACTCTGTATGGATGGGTTCAATATCAAAG ACAAGGCCTGTTTCTGGTTTTGAGGGATTTCCAGGGCCTGACCCAGGTCGTCATTCCTCAGGATGAG gcacatTCCCACGTGAAGGAGCTGCTGTCCAGCGCCCCGCTGGAGTCTGTGGTCAGAGTCACTGGGACAGTGTCCCCCCGgcccctggggcagcagaaTCCG AAAATGACAACAGGGGATATTGAAGTGAAGGCAGAGACTGCAGAGATCCTAAACTCCTGCAAGAAGCTGCCTTTTGAAATCAAGGATTTTATCAAG GGAGCCAAAGAATTCCTTGTGCCCTCGAGGGAAGCGGGCAAGTTCTACTCTCTGCCACAGAGTCCTCAGCAGTTCAAGCAGCTCCTCATGGTTGGAGGCATGGACAG GTACTTCCAGGTCGCTCGCTGCTACCGGGACGAGGGTTCACGGCCTGACAGGCAGCCAGAATTCACCCAG ATAGATATAGAGATGTCATTTGTAGATCAAGCTGGGATCCAGAGGCTCATAGAGGGCCTCCTGCAACATTCCTGGCCTGAGGAAAGAGGCTCCATTGTGACTCCTTTCCCTTCCATGACATATGAGGAGGCACTGGCTGAGTATGGGACTGATAAACCAGACACTCGCTTTGGGATGAAG ATCGTGGATATCAGTGATGTTTTACGAGGATCAAACATTCACTTTGTGCAGAATGCCCTCAGTTACCCACATGGCTCCATCAGAGCCATTTGTATCCCTCAGGGAGTG AGGTATCTTACAAATAAAGACTTGGAGTCATTGAAGGAGTCTGCAAAATCCCAGTTTAACCAG GAAATCCTGGAAATTATCCGCAGACCTGATGGAAGCTTGAAGTCTCTGCTTACCAAGTTCCTGGGTGAGAAGGAGCAGTCAGAGCTCATCCAAGCACTGAACATGCAGGAGGGTGATGTGGTGcttctggcagctggagaacacaAGCAAGTG TGCTCTGCCTTAGGAGCCTTGCGGTTGTTGGGTGCCAAcctcctggaggcagctgggctggcactCCGTGATCCCACAGCCTTCCACTTCCTCTGGGTGGTGGATTTCCCCCTGTTCCTTCCCAAGGCTGAGAATCCCACTGAGCTGGAATCTGCTCACCACCCCTTCACTGCCCCTCATCCTTCAGATGCCAGCCTCCTGTATTCTGATCCCACAAAG GTCCGTAGCCAGCACTACGACCTTGTGCTCAATGGCAATGAGGTTGGAGGTGGCTCCATCAGAATTcacagtgcagagcagcagcgtTTTGTGCTGGAGAAAGTGCTGAAG GAGGACTCTGAGGTGCTTTCCCATTTAATTGAGGCTTTAGAATTTGGAGCTCCACCTCATGGAGGAATTGCTTTAG